In one window of Anaerolineales bacterium DNA:
- a CDS encoding MGMT family protein translates to MGRSRSMTAFDRKVFRIVRTLPPGRVTTYGRIAMLIPPPHGVDPLSYERVRARWVGYAMARCPEDVPWHRVVNARGNVSPRPGFSTAFQRHLLELEGVKFNEAGQIELWVFGWDPSPAAAPGVKA, encoded by the coding sequence ATGGGTCGATCTCGAAGCATGACGGCATTCGACCGCAAGGTGTTCAGGATCGTGCGCACCCTGCCGCCCGGTCGGGTGACGACCTACGGCCGAATCGCCATGCTCATCCCACCTCCTCATGGAGTAGATCCGCTCAGCTACGAACGGGTGCGGGCCCGCTGGGTAGGCTATGCCATGGCTCGCTGCCCGGAGGACGTCCCCTGGCACCGCGTGGTCAATGCGCGCGGGAACGTCAGCCCCCGCCCGGGGTTCAGTACGGCCTTTCAGCGGCACCTGCTCGAGCTGGAAGGGGTTAAGTTCAATGAGGCCGGGCAGATCGAGCTCTGGGTCTTCGGCTGGGATCCGTCCCCGGCCGCAGCACCAGGGGTCAAGGCCC